A section of the Pseudanabaena mucicola str. Chao 1806 genome encodes:
- a CDS encoding type II toxin-antitoxin system PemK/MazF family toxin, protein MKVQSGDVVTVDFPAVTGIKRRPAVVLSSQTYHANRPDVIVGLITSQTKNLGVTDYILQDWQTSGLRVPSVFRSFIVTLPPSANLVVIGKLSEQDWQGVRNCVKLSLFDFGK, encoded by the coding sequence GTGAAAGTTCAATCTGGTGATGTAGTAACCGTTGATTTTCCTGCTGTTACTGGTATCAAACGTCGTCCAGCAGTTGTTTTATCTTCACAGACATATCATGCAAATAGACCTGATGTAATTGTTGGGCTTATCACCTCACAGACAAAAAATTTGGGTGTCACGGATTATATACTTCAAGATTGGCAAACATCAGGACTGAGAGTTCCATCTGTTTTTCGTAGTTTTATTGTGACATTGCCACCATCAGCTAACTTGGTTGTCATTGGGAAGTTATCGGAGCAAGATTGGCAAGGTGTTAGGAATTGTGTCAAATTATCTTTATTCGATTTTGGTAAATGA
- a CDS encoding Txe/YoeB family addiction module toxin: protein MLRLTWTENALKDLDWWQQNDIKLLRKIIQICLEICKDPTKGIGKPEPLKFDLQGYWSRRINQEHRIIYTFNESQVTVIQCRFHYQK from the coding sequence ATGTTAAGGCTTACTTGGACTGAGAATGCTTTAAAAGACTTGGATTGGTGGCAGCAGAACGACATCAAACTATTGAGAAAAATAATTCAAATTTGTCTTGAAATTTGCAAAGATCCCACAAAGGGAATTGGAAAACCTGAGCCACTAAAGTTTGATTTGCAAGGATATTGGTCAAGACGCATTAATCAGGAGCATCGGATTATTTATACTTTCAATGAAAGTCAAGTCACCGTTATTCAGTGCCGATTTCATTATCAAAAATAG
- a CDS encoding BrnT family toxin → MLFDWDETKAKSNLAKHGVSFDEATSVFDDPLFLTFADPTHSIQEQRFIIMGESARGRLLVVSYTERQNTTRLISVRPATRKERQAYESEL, encoded by the coding sequence ATGCTGTTTGATTGGGACGAAACCAAAGCCAAAAGTAACCTCGCTAAACATGGAGTATCCTTTGATGAAGCAACCTCTGTCTTTGACGATCCTTTATTTTTAACTTTTGCCGATCCGACACATTCTATTCAAGAACAACGTTTTATTATCATGGGAGAATCGGCTAGAGGTAGACTACTAGTCGTATCTTACACAGAAAGACAAAATACAACACGTTTAATTAGCGTCCGTCCAGCTACTCGTAAAGAACGTCAAGCATATGAATCAGAACTTTGA
- a CDS encoding type II toxin-antitoxin system Phd/YefM family antitoxin: MSTQQVTFQECNTQFAQIFERVLQNHEVISVYKEPEKSIVILDEREYSSLMETLYLLSNPANRERLYQGISQHEQGRVREIDVKAYLD; the protein is encoded by the coding sequence ATGTCAACACAGCAAGTCACATTCCAAGAATGCAATACTCAATTTGCACAAATTTTTGAGAGAGTTCTGCAAAATCATGAAGTTATTTCAGTTTATAAAGAACCTGAGAAGAGCATTGTGATTTTGGATGAAAGAGAATATAGCAGCTTAATGGAAACATTGTATTTATTAAGCAACCCAGCCAATAGAGAGCGCCTATATCAAGGTATTTCTCAGCATGAACAAGGAAGGGTAAGAGAAATAGATGTTAAGGCTTACTTGGACTGA